A single window of Gossypium arboreum isolate Shixiya-1 chromosome 13, ASM2569848v2, whole genome shotgun sequence DNA harbors:
- the LOC108468263 gene encoding uncharacterized protein LOC108468263: protein MLRTAEDKEVVVFGERQNYLSNVILALKPKKLVRKRCESFLAYISDTEGKSLTVKELRTVREFLDVFPEGLPGLPPSREVEFGIELLPGTAPVSIAPYRMAPKELLELKAQIQELLDQGFIQPSRINDLFDQFRGASAFSKIDLHSGYHQLRVKEADVHKTAFKTPYGHYEFLPYLDQFVVVFIDDILVYSKDEEEHDTHLRIVLQTLKEKQLYAKFTNVVADVLSRRVKSDLRAMLARLSLLDDGSLLAELQVKPMWVEQIRSKQLMDETLGARLKQVESGETSDFRMNSERVLCFRGRMCIPKDNDLRQSILREAHSGLYAMHLGGNKMYRNLQELYWRPGLKREVMEFVSKCLVCQKMKAEHQLPSGLLQPVKIPLWKLVRQIGPIAYQLELPPELNQIHDVFHVSMLRRYRSGPSHVVGVEEIKVRPDLTFEEEPIQIIGRDVKELRRKSVPLVKVLWRNHKAEEAT, encoded by the exons ATGTTAAGAACGGCGGAGGATAAGGAGGTGGTGGTATTTGGTGAACGCCAAAATTACCTGtcgaatgtgattttggcgttgaAGCCTAAAAAGTTAGTACGAAAGAGATGCGAATCCTTTTTGGCTTATATTAGTGATACGGAGGGTAAGAGCCTTACTGTTAAGGAGTTGAGAACAGTTAGGGAATTTCTGGATGTCTTTCCCGAGGGGCTGCCTGGGTTGCCACCCAgcagagaagtggaatttggaattgagttgttACCTGGAACGgctccggtgtctatcgctccttaccggatggcaccaaaggagttgttAGAACTTAAGGCACAGATTCAGGAATTGTTGGATCAAGGATTCATCcaaccaagt AGAATCAATGATCTTTTTGATCAGTTTAGGGGAGCTTCTGCtttctcaaagattgatttgcATTCAGGATATcaccaattgagggttaaggaggcagATGTTCATAAGACAGCTTTCAAAACTCCctatgggcactacgagttcttg CCCTACTTAGATCAGTTCGTGGTagtctttatagatgacattctggtgtacTCAAAAGATGAGGAAGAGCATGATAcacacttaaggattgtgttgcagactttgaaGGAGAAGCagctgtatgccaaattca CGAATGTGGTAGCTGACGTATTGAGTCGTAGGGTTAAGTCAGACTTGAGGGCTATGCTCGCCCGATTAAGcttgttggatgatggtagcttgttagctgagctTCAAGTAAAGCCAATGTGGGTTGAGCAAATAAGGAGTAAGCAATTGATGGATGAGACCTTGGGTGCTCGTCTTAAACAAGTGGAGAGTGGGGAGACATCAGACTTTAGGATGAACAGTGAAAGAGTGTTGTGTTTCCgtgggagaatgtgtataccaAAGGACAATGATCTAAGACAATCTATTCTGCGGGAAGCACATAGCGGCCTCTATGCTATGCATCTTGGTGGGAACAAGATGTATCGGAACTTGCAGGAGCTTTATTGGaggcctggacttaagcgcgaAGTTATGGAATTCGTAAGTAAGTGCTTGGTTTGTCAAAAGATGAAGGCGGAGCATCAGCTGCCTTCGGGATTGCTTCAGCCAGTgaagattccactctggaa ATTGGTAAGACAGATTGGTCCAATCGCTTACCAGCTGGAGTTACCTCCTGAACTAAACCAGATCcatgacgtttttcatgtttccatgctaaGGCGGTATCGCTCGGGTCCTTCACATGTCGTGGGGGTTGAAGAAATTAAGGTTAGGCCAGACCtaactttcgaggaagagcccatacaaataattggtcgAGATGTCAAAGAGCTAAGAAGGAAGTCCGTTCCattagtcaaagtgctttggcgGAATCACAAGGCTGAGGAGGCTACTTGA